The following are from one region of the Halosolutus amylolyticus genome:
- a CDS encoding DNA-methyltransferase, whose product METTHRVYVGDARDLSAVADDAVELVVTSPPYPMIEMWDDLFTDLDPAVGDALAAGDGRAAFAAMHAQLDRVWDELERVLVDGGIACINVGDATRSVDGSFRVYPNHARILEAFESRGFDPLPDVLWRKPANSAAKFMGSGTLPPNAYVTLEHEYVLVFRNGVDSREFEPRADRRYEAAFFWEERNRWFSDVWTDVRGELQDLSGDAVDDDLRDRSAAYPLEIPYRLCCMYSAYGDTVLDPFWGTGTTSLAAMCAGRHSIGYELEPAFREVFDDRVASVPDLSRSIGRARLDRHREFVADRRADGKDLSYEADHYDTDVVTKMERGIRFREVSSVVPFEEGYWAEHEPLSIE is encoded by the coding sequence ATGGAGACGACTCATCGCGTGTACGTCGGTGACGCCCGGGACCTGTCGGCAGTCGCCGACGACGCCGTCGAACTCGTCGTCACCTCGCCCCCGTACCCAATGATCGAGATGTGGGACGACCTCTTTACCGACCTCGATCCGGCCGTCGGCGACGCGCTCGCGGCCGGCGACGGTCGAGCGGCGTTCGCGGCGATGCACGCCCAGCTCGATCGAGTCTGGGACGAACTCGAGCGGGTGCTCGTCGACGGCGGAATCGCCTGTATCAACGTCGGAGACGCGACCCGGTCCGTCGACGGCAGTTTCCGGGTGTATCCGAACCACGCCCGGATCCTCGAGGCCTTCGAGTCGCGAGGGTTCGACCCCCTGCCGGACGTCCTCTGGCGCAAGCCGGCAAACAGCGCCGCGAAGTTCATGGGAAGCGGGACGCTCCCGCCCAACGCCTACGTCACGCTGGAACACGAGTACGTGCTCGTCTTCCGGAACGGCGTCGACAGCCGCGAGTTCGAACCGCGGGCCGATCGCCGGTACGAGGCGGCCTTCTTCTGGGAGGAGCGCAACCGCTGGTTCTCGGACGTCTGGACCGATGTTCGCGGCGAACTACAGGACCTCTCGGGTGACGCCGTCGACGACGACCTCCGCGACCGATCGGCGGCCTACCCGCTCGAGATACCCTACCGCCTGTGCTGTATGTACTCGGCCTACGGCGACACCGTTCTGGACCCGTTCTGGGGGACCGGGACGACGTCGCTGGCCGCGATGTGTGCCGGGCGACACTCGATCGGCTACGAACTCGAACCGGCGTTCCGCGAGGTGTTCGACGACCGGGTCGCGTCGGTTCCGGACCTCTCGCGATCGATCGGCCGGGCGCGACTCGATCGCCACCGCGAGTTCGTCGCCGATCGCCGCGCGGACGGCAAGGACCTCTCCTACGAGGCCGACCACTACGACACCGACGTCGTCACGAAGATGGAGCGGGGGATTCGCTTCCGCGAGGTGTCGTCGGTCGTCCCGTTCGAGGAGGGGTACTGGGCCGAACACGAACCGCTGTCGATCGAGTGA
- a CDS encoding AEC family transporter, giving the protein MEVLVRLVALLVVLLLGTGLRAIGVLTAGRTARLNAVAYYVALPALIVVSTYDRAIDDLLSPALLGGLLVVLFGTAGLAWVVHRGRESNGRRSVAIVQSYHSNLGYLGLPLVAATFDGAVTAIASVVLGVVSLMQVPLTILVLTSLNGAEAAVGDELRSLLTNPVLASLLVGLSIGSVGLAVPGPVVAGLDAVGSLALPLALLCVGASLRVDLPSIDVGATAAVVALKIGCMPMLAWVVFSALAVDPATFAASVVMLGTPTAVSTYVFASELGGDTAFASLNVFATTVASIGTLFVLIELVG; this is encoded by the coding sequence ATGGAGGTGCTTGTTCGACTGGTCGCCTTGCTGGTCGTGCTGTTGCTCGGCACGGGACTGCGGGCGATCGGCGTCCTGACCGCCGGCCGGACCGCTCGGCTGAACGCCGTCGCCTACTACGTCGCCCTCCCGGCGCTGATCGTCGTCTCGACGTACGACCGGGCGATCGACGACCTCCTCTCGCCGGCGCTGCTCGGGGGGCTTCTCGTCGTGCTGTTCGGGACGGCGGGGCTGGCCTGGGTCGTCCACCGGGGTCGGGAATCGAACGGTCGCCGGAGCGTCGCGATCGTCCAGTCGTACCACTCGAACCTGGGCTATCTCGGATTGCCGCTCGTGGCGGCGACGTTCGACGGCGCGGTGACGGCGATCGCGAGCGTCGTCCTCGGCGTCGTCTCGCTGATGCAGGTGCCCCTGACGATCCTCGTACTGACCTCCCTCAACGGGGCCGAGGCCGCCGTCGGCGACGAACTGCGATCGCTCCTGACGAATCCCGTGCTGGCGTCGTTGCTCGTCGGCCTCTCCATCGGGTCGGTCGGCCTCGCGGTTCCCGGCCCCGTCGTCGCCGGACTCGACGCGGTCGGGTCGCTCGCGCTCCCGCTCGCGTTGCTCTGCGTGGGGGCTTCGCTCCGCGTCGACCTCCCGTCGATCGACGTCGGCGCGACCGCGGCCGTCGTCGCGCTCAAGATCGGTTGCATGCCGATGCTCGCGTGGGTCGTCTTCTCCGCGCTCGCCGTCGATCCGGCCACGTTCGCCGCCAGCGTCGTGATGCTCGGGACGCCAACCGCCGTCTCGACGTACGTCTTCGCGAGCGAACTCGGCGGCGACACGGCCTTCGCCTCGCTGAACGTCTTCGCCACGACCGTCGCCTCGATCGGGACGCTGTTCGTGCTGATCGAACTCGTCGGATGA
- a CDS encoding gamma-glutamyltransferase family protein, whose protein sequence is MNVDLDRFDSRRSTVYANRGMVATSQPLAAEAGVSILREGGNAFDAAVATAAALNVVEPTSTGLGGDVFALYRTADGEVGAMRSCGAAPAEATIENVRSALDAADADTLDRYYPASRGYAVDGDASGDDLEMPFLGPHAVTVPGTARGWEATIRELGRKTLGEVLQPAIEYATEGYPVSPVIAHYWQGAENLFRDEHAREAYLFDGESPDPGQTVTLPRLGESLQQIAEEGADAFYEGPIADAIVEEIQSAGGFMDHDDLESFEPEFVDPVSTTYNGAEVYELPPNNQGLIALEALNIAEAIGAGDHDYDSPERVHAFAEATKLAFVDGHHYVTDPTYEDVPPLADESYARERAQAIGETPIQDPAVGVPNAHAEDTDTVLLTVGDEEGNLVSYINSRFAGFGSGLVAGETGIALQNRGASFSLDLSHPNSLEPGKRPFHTLVPAIAKLDADDWMAFGVMGGYMQPQGHVQVLSNIVDYGMDPQAALDAPRWRYREDGTLGVEERLPNAAKLARKGHDVSVLPPVMFGGAQLVRRRGETLTGATEPRKDGTPIGY, encoded by the coding sequence ATGAACGTCGATCTCGATCGCTTCGACTCGCGCCGATCGACCGTCTACGCGAACCGCGGGATGGTCGCGACGAGCCAGCCACTCGCCGCGGAGGCGGGCGTGTCGATCCTCCGGGAGGGTGGAAACGCGTTCGACGCCGCGGTGGCGACGGCGGCGGCGCTCAACGTCGTCGAACCGACCTCGACCGGTCTGGGCGGGGACGTCTTCGCGCTCTACCGGACCGCCGACGGCGAGGTGGGGGCGATGCGATCGTGTGGGGCCGCGCCGGCCGAGGCGACGATCGAGAACGTACGGAGCGCGCTCGACGCGGCGGATGCGGACACACTCGATCGATACTATCCGGCGTCTCGGGGGTACGCCGTCGACGGCGACGCGAGCGGCGACGACCTCGAGATGCCGTTTCTGGGCCCCCACGCGGTGACGGTTCCCGGGACTGCCCGCGGCTGGGAGGCGACGATCCGTGAACTCGGTCGGAAGACGCTCGGCGAGGTGCTCCAGCCCGCGATCGAGTACGCGACCGAGGGGTATCCCGTCTCGCCGGTGATCGCGCACTACTGGCAGGGGGCCGAGAATCTCTTCCGGGACGAACACGCCCGCGAGGCGTACCTTTTCGACGGCGAGAGCCCCGACCCGGGCCAGACGGTGACCCTCCCTCGGCTGGGCGAGTCCCTGCAACAAATCGCCGAGGAGGGCGCGGACGCGTTCTACGAGGGTCCGATCGCCGACGCGATCGTCGAGGAGATCCAGTCCGCGGGCGGGTTCATGGACCACGACGACCTCGAGTCCTTCGAACCCGAGTTTGTCGACCCCGTCAGCACCACCTACAACGGGGCCGAGGTGTACGAACTGCCGCCGAACAACCAGGGGCTGATCGCGCTCGAGGCGCTGAACATCGCCGAGGCGATCGGTGCGGGCGATCACGACTACGACTCGCCCGAGCGGGTCCACGCCTTCGCGGAGGCGACGAAACTCGCGTTTGTCGACGGCCACCACTACGTCACGGATCCCACCTACGAGGACGTTCCGCCGCTCGCCGACGAATCGTACGCGCGAGAACGGGCGCAGGCGATCGGCGAGACGCCGATCCAGGATCCCGCGGTCGGCGTGCCGAACGCGCACGCGGAGGACACGGACACCGTCTTGCTCACCGTCGGCGACGAGGAAGGGAACCTCGTCTCCTACATCAACTCCCGCTTCGCCGGCTTCGGGAGCGGACTCGTCGCCGGCGAGACGGGGATCGCGCTCCAGAACCGCGGGGCCTCGTTCTCGCTCGACCTGTCCCACCCGAACAGCCTCGAACCGGGGAAACGACCGTTCCACACGCTGGTGCCCGCGATCGCGAAACTGGACGCGGACGACTGGATGGCCTTCGGCGTCATGGGCGGGTACATGCAACCGCAGGGCCACGTCCAGGTGCTTTCGAACATCGTCGATTACGGGATGGATCCGCAGGCGGCGCTCGACGCGCCTCGCTGGCGGTACCGCGAGGACGGGACGCTCGGCGTCGAGGAACGGCTCCCGAACGCGGCGAAACTGGCCCGCAAGGGCCACGACGTCTCCGTCCTCCCGCCGGTCATGTTCGGCGGCGCCCAGCTGGTCCGCCGGCGGGGCGAGACGCTCACCGGTGCGACCGAACCCCGGAAAGACGGCACCCCGATCGGCTACTGA
- a CDS encoding nucleoside recognition protein: MPSIVSILLSEALPRIATITLLIGAGVGLANLAVAYGLVDVVARVGRYLTEPANLPEEVGAAVITNTVSVTAGYGMLAEFRESGLLDDRATLIAVVVNTFFGFLQHIVTYYGPVLVPILGLQVGLMYVGARAGISLAITIVGLLAGAVLLRGYEYDSGSIDSDAPDGDGDDGPRTHRETVRHAAGKTGDRLRSIVPRLAIVYSLVFVGLEYVDLEAMTGIAEPLTALIGLPGAAVPVILVSTVDPTSGAIAIAPLIGDVFTPEEAVVTLLVGSLVSLTIGTVKRSIPFQYGIWGAEFGTKVIAVNVGLKAVFIAVSIVGFLLL, from the coding sequence GTGCCGTCGATCGTCTCGATCCTGCTATCGGAGGCTCTCCCGCGGATCGCCACCATCACGCTCCTGATCGGTGCCGGCGTCGGACTCGCGAATCTCGCCGTCGCGTACGGGCTCGTCGACGTCGTCGCTCGCGTGGGCCGATACCTCACCGAACCCGCCAATCTTCCAGAGGAGGTCGGCGCGGCAGTCATCACCAACACCGTCTCGGTCACTGCGGGGTACGGCATGCTCGCCGAGTTTCGCGAGTCGGGCCTGCTGGACGATCGCGCGACGCTGATCGCCGTCGTCGTCAACACGTTCTTCGGCTTCCTCCAGCACATCGTCACCTACTATGGCCCCGTCCTCGTCCCCATTCTCGGCCTCCAGGTCGGGCTCATGTACGTCGGTGCGCGCGCCGGCATCTCGCTCGCGATCACGATCGTCGGCCTGCTCGCCGGGGCCGTCCTCCTGCGTGGCTACGAGTACGACAGCGGTTCGATCGATTCCGACGCTCCGGACGGAGACGGTGACGACGGACCCCGCACCCACCGCGAAACGGTTCGCCACGCCGCCGGCAAGACCGGCGACCGCCTCCGATCGATCGTCCCGCGGCTTGCGATCGTCTACTCGCTGGTCTTCGTCGGCCTCGAGTACGTCGACCTCGAGGCCATGACCGGGATCGCCGAACCGCTCACCGCACTGATCGGCCTCCCTGGCGCCGCGGTGCCCGTGATCCTCGTGTCGACCGTCGACCCGACCAGCGGCGCGATCGCGATCGCACCCCTGATCGGCGACGTCTTCACCCCCGAGGAGGCGGTCGTCACGCTGCTCGTCGGGAGTCTGGTCTCGCTCACTATCGGCACGGTCAAGCGATCGATCCCGTTCCAGTACGGCATCTGGGGCGCGGAGTTCGGGACGAAGGTGATCGCCGTCAACGTCGGCCTGAAAGCCGTCTTCATCGCCGTCTCGATCGTTGGCTTCCTGCTCCTGTAG
- a CDS encoding NADPH-dependent FMN reductase, producing the protein MSDIHVVAISGSLRDASYTRRALERVLTAADRAGASTELLDLREFELPLFDADVDRADAGDAEVLARRVREADAIVLGTPMYHGSYSSPLKSALDYCGFDEFEDKTVGLLAVSGGAFPVTALDHMRSVCRALNAWVIPHEAAIPNGSAAFEDAEFVDPKLEERVATLGRRAVQYATIEPDPGSFEGDQNVGAEGK; encoded by the coding sequence ATGTCCGATATCCACGTCGTCGCTATCAGTGGGAGTCTGCGCGACGCGAGTTACACCAGACGGGCCCTCGAACGGGTGCTCACCGCGGCCGATCGGGCCGGTGCCAGCACGGAATTGCTCGACCTCCGCGAGTTCGAGTTGCCGCTGTTCGACGCGGACGTCGACAGGGCTGACGCCGGGGACGCAGAGGTCCTCGCCAGACGGGTCCGGGAGGCGGACGCGATCGTGCTCGGGACGCCGATGTACCACGGCTCGTACTCCTCGCCGCTGAAGTCCGCCCTCGATTACTGCGGGTTCGACGAGTTCGAGGACAAGACCGTCGGCCTGCTGGCGGTGTCCGGCGGTGCGTTCCCCGTGACGGCCCTGGACCACATGCGATCGGTCTGTCGGGCGCTCAACGCGTGGGTGATCCCCCACGAGGCGGCGATCCCGAACGGGAGCGCGGCCTTCGAGGACGCTGAGTTCGTCGACCCGAAACTGGAGGAACGGGTCGCGACGCTCGGTCGGCGTGCGGTCCAGTACGCGACCATCGAACCGGATCCAGGGTCGTTCGAGGGCGATCAGAACGTGGGTGCGGAAGGAAAGTGA